A genome region from Microbacterium sp. CGR2 includes the following:
- a CDS encoding cupin domain-containing protein, with protein MNSTSPLPGIVAAAGIRIGTGRSRKFVGAEHGADLSYFYVENQPGEGPGLHWHPYSETWVVLEGTARITIGEEDFVAGPGDTATGPAYTPHKFINIGDGVLKIIGIHASPTIIQTFLDED; from the coding sequence ATGAACAGCACATCACCCCTCCCGGGAATCGTCGCTGCTGCCGGCATCCGCATCGGCACGGGCCGCAGCCGCAAGTTCGTCGGAGCCGAACACGGCGCGGATCTGTCGTACTTCTACGTCGAGAATCAGCCCGGCGAGGGGCCGGGACTGCACTGGCACCCCTATTCCGAGACCTGGGTCGTCCTCGAAGGCACCGCTCGGATCACGATCGGCGAGGAGGACTTCGTCGCCGGCCCCGGAGACACCGCCACGGGGCCGGCCTACACGCCGCACAAATTCATCAACATCGGCGACGGTGTGCTGAAGATCATCGGCATCCACGCCTCACCCACGATCATCCAGACATTCCTCGACGAGGACTGA
- a CDS encoding DUF5937 family protein, producing MSRNSAPIEGREHPDHRVEFHLSPGDIQAVRFGISPGHELAHAVRVLLRPEQHPLQWGWLRAVRDRLPERSFGLLAAVIGDDGYMPDFLTAAPRWDMTPDAELDALRGAPLPPMRVDFGKMVQRSSGARQQALARMQDDPGRARTLIADAWSEVWESTLAPVWPQLERLLRADIAVRARTIATAGIGSMAGGLHPQVTWGEGAVRVSLRRHSEQVDCRGSGLVLVPSVMSSWGCMVLTEPPAQPTLFYPARGVTAGWARNATETTAALAALLGPARADILLRAGTSRTTSQVARDTSIALSTASHHLTVLRDAGLIHSERDGARMLHLRTPLGEAMVGASP from the coding sequence GTGAGTCGAAACTCCGCTCCGATCGAGGGCCGGGAGCACCCTGATCACCGCGTCGAGTTCCATCTCAGCCCCGGCGACATCCAGGCGGTGCGCTTCGGCATCTCACCCGGGCACGAGTTGGCGCACGCCGTGCGCGTGCTGCTGCGACCCGAACAGCATCCGCTGCAGTGGGGGTGGCTCCGAGCCGTGCGCGACCGGCTGCCCGAGCGCAGCTTCGGCCTCCTCGCGGCAGTGATCGGCGACGACGGATACATGCCCGATTTCCTCACCGCCGCGCCACGGTGGGACATGACTCCGGATGCCGAGCTCGACGCCCTCCGCGGCGCCCCGCTCCCCCCGATGCGCGTCGACTTCGGCAAGATGGTGCAGCGTTCGAGCGGGGCGAGACAGCAGGCGCTCGCGAGGATGCAGGACGACCCGGGTCGCGCGCGCACCCTCATCGCCGACGCCTGGTCGGAGGTGTGGGAGTCGACGCTCGCCCCGGTGTGGCCGCAGCTCGAACGGTTGCTGCGCGCCGACATCGCCGTGCGCGCCCGCACCATTGCGACCGCCGGCATCGGGAGCATGGCCGGCGGCCTGCATCCGCAGGTGACCTGGGGTGAAGGAGCGGTGCGCGTCTCGCTGCGCCGTCACAGCGAGCAGGTCGACTGCCGCGGCAGCGGACTCGTGCTGGTGCCCTCGGTGATGTCGTCCTGGGGATGCATGGTGCTGACGGAGCCTCCCGCGCAGCCGACGCTCTTCTATCCGGCGCGCGGCGTGACCGCAGGGTGGGCTCGGAACGCGACCGAGACCACCGCCGCCCTCGCCGCCCTGCTCGGACCGGCGCGCGCGGACATCCTTCTGCGCGCGGGGACGTCGCGGACGACGTCGCAGGTTGCCCGCGACACTTCGATCGCCCTGTCCACCGCGTCGCACCACCTCACGGTGCTCCGCGACGCCGGACTCATCCACAGCGAACGCGACGGCGCCAGAATGCTCCACCTGCGCACACCCCTCGGCGAGGCCATGGTGGGTGCTTCGCCCTGA
- a CDS encoding DUF6421 family protein, which yields MSIFTANSSAAQAIVGEPEVVEDASIAAESAAWAQLKDAAIAIRELQVKDGSIPDGSHHATARELVAAITGGIRALAPAFPHDAEYLSASVVDFERWAREGFGVPDFLDSLLAFQPQQHRVDGIRHLVVFPMYTQNGSSDRLVEALIVETIWPEFISALEAGDYGNKLFVSLRLIDFTPGYDTNSAVLFPETVAMREIPTFTWGAIFQDREAARYRRVTRAAAEITKLDLPERAAEMLDDQALTERAFVMWDIIHDRTHMRGDLPFDPFMIKQRMPFFLYSLEELRCDLTAFRESVKIERSLSARAEADDDLTPSEREMLEHAGLVQYAVIFDRIFRFAITGSRVRNYDGLGGQLLFAWLHQRGVLHWTDTQLAFDWDGVPDAVVALGDAIDELYWRSIDRPKTAHWLAAYDLVRSVLTPHPASNWARGLSDDILSGAPKGFTDAVLDDEFPLSMFFEALDKKMKPVIASTVGIRGTDD from the coding sequence ATGTCCATCTTCACCGCCAACAGCTCCGCTGCACAGGCCATCGTCGGCGAACCCGAGGTCGTCGAGGACGCGTCGATCGCCGCGGAAAGCGCCGCCTGGGCTCAGCTCAAGGACGCCGCAATCGCGATCCGCGAACTGCAGGTGAAAGACGGCTCGATCCCCGACGGTTCGCACCACGCGACGGCGCGCGAGCTGGTGGCCGCGATCACGGGTGGCATCCGTGCCCTCGCGCCCGCCTTCCCGCACGATGCCGAGTACCTCTCAGCTTCCGTCGTCGACTTCGAGCGCTGGGCCCGCGAAGGGTTCGGCGTTCCCGACTTCCTCGATTCGCTCCTGGCCTTCCAGCCCCAGCAGCACCGTGTCGACGGCATTCGTCACCTCGTCGTGTTCCCGATGTACACGCAGAACGGATCCAGCGACCGCCTGGTCGAAGCGCTCATCGTCGAGACGATCTGGCCGGAGTTCATCTCCGCTCTCGAAGCAGGGGACTACGGCAACAAGCTCTTCGTCTCGCTGCGACTGATCGACTTCACGCCGGGCTACGACACGAACTCCGCGGTGCTCTTCCCCGAGACGGTCGCGATGCGTGAGATTCCGACGTTCACATGGGGTGCGATCTTCCAAGACCGTGAAGCGGCCCGCTACCGCCGTGTCACCCGCGCCGCCGCGGAGATCACCAAGCTCGATCTCCCGGAGCGTGCGGCCGAGATGCTCGACGACCAAGCCCTCACCGAGCGGGCGTTCGTGATGTGGGACATCATCCACGACCGCACGCACATGCGCGGCGACCTCCCGTTCGACCCGTTCATGATCAAGCAGCGGATGCCGTTCTTCCTGTACTCGCTGGAGGAACTGCGCTGCGACCTCACCGCATTCCGCGAGTCGGTGAAGATCGAACGGTCGCTCTCGGCACGCGCCGAGGCCGACGATGACCTGACGCCGTCCGAGCGGGAGATGCTCGAGCACGCCGGCCTGGTGCAGTACGCCGTGATCTTCGACCGGATCTTCCGCTTCGCGATCACGGGTTCGCGTGTGCGCAACTACGACGGACTCGGCGGGCAGCTGCTGTTCGCGTGGCTGCACCAGCGCGGAGTGCTCCACTGGACCGACACTCAACTCGCGTTCGACTGGGACGGAGTACCGGACGCGGTCGTCGCCCTGGGCGATGCGATCGACGAGTTGTACTGGCGTTCGATCGACCGGCCCAAGACCGCGCACTGGCTCGCTGCCTACGACCTGGTCCGGAGCGTCCTCACCCCGCACCCCGCGTCGAACTGGGCTCGGGGCCTGTCGGATGACATTCTCTCCGGCGCACCGAAGGGCTTCACCGACGCCGTGCTGGACGACGAGTTCCCGCTGTCGATGTTCTTCGAAGCTCTCGACAAGAAGATGAAGCCCGTGATCGCGTCGACCGTCGGCATCCGCGGTACCGACGACTGA
- a CDS encoding SDR family oxidoreductase: MNFADRTIVLAGATSASGLSVTRALVGVGARVVATGRSAERLAPLKDAGAAVEVADATSLSSMTDLAHRLGAVDAVVPLVGGWRGGGGLTGQSDDDFAALLPALAAVRATSRAFDDALRASEAGRFAIVSSTAVGRPLAGGANYAAVKAASEAWTRAVAQGYAKAARDAEAPLRAASVVFRVKALDPEVLAPAIISLWDEDAAQLNDRIIDLG, encoded by the coding sequence ATGAACTTCGCTGACCGCACCATCGTCCTCGCCGGGGCCACCAGCGCATCCGGTCTCTCGGTCACCCGTGCCTTGGTCGGCGTCGGCGCGCGGGTCGTCGCCACGGGGCGCTCCGCTGAGCGTCTTGCCCCGCTGAAGGACGCCGGCGCGGCCGTCGAGGTCGCCGATGCGACCTCGCTGTCGTCGATGACGGATCTCGCCCACCGCCTCGGCGCCGTGGATGCTGTCGTCCCGCTCGTGGGCGGGTGGCGCGGGGGCGGCGGTCTCACCGGACAGTCGGACGACGACTTCGCCGCCCTTCTCCCCGCGCTCGCTGCGGTGCGCGCGACCAGCCGCGCATTCGACGACGCTCTGCGCGCGTCGGAGGCGGGGCGGTTCGCCATCGTGTCGTCGACGGCCGTAGGTCGCCCCCTCGCCGGCGGCGCGAACTACGCAGCGGTCAAAGCGGCCAGCGAAGCGTGGACGAGGGCCGTCGCGCAGGGGTATGCGAAGGCGGCGCGAGACGCGGAGGCACCGCTTCGCGCGGCATCCGTCGTCTTCCGCGTGAAGGCGCTCGACCCTGAGGTGCTCGCCCCCGCGATCATCTCCCTGTGGGACG
- a CDS encoding DUF4287 domain-containing protein — protein MSFQAYLDKVETQTGLTPRQFIALAQEQGFDESTKSTVVLNWLKQDHGLGHGHAQAMVHVILKGPKISGKHVGKDGTHGDASDTLWLDGKDSNPNA, from the coding sequence ATGTCCTTCCAGGCATACCTCGACAAGGTCGAGACCCAGACCGGCCTCACACCGCGCCAGTTCATCGCGCTGGCGCAAGAACAGGGGTTCGACGAGAGCACCAAATCCACGGTGGTGCTGAACTGGTTGAAGCAGGACCACGGCCTCGGGCACGGTCACGCCCAGGCGATGGTGCACGTGATCCTCAAGGGGCCGAAGATCAGCGGCAAGCACGTCGGGAAGGACGGCACGCACGGAGATGCCTCCGACACGCTCTGGCTCGATGGGAAGGACAGCAACCCCAACGCCTGA
- a CDS encoding 1,4-dihydroxy-2-naphthoate polyprenyltransferase, with amino-acid sequence MAASSQRKKKSTTVKRAPARTSGNPAKRPVVEAGPVTASDWIGAARLRTLPLAVAPVVIGTGAARSTGPEFHWVIALACLAVAVLLQIGVNFTNDYSDGIRGTDAHRVGPARLTASGRVNPRTVLIIGLVFFALAAAVGIAIVVRTGQWWMLGVGAACLVAAWFYTGGKRPYGYYGLGEVFVFVFFGLVATLGTTWVQVFELPQQAWLGAIAAGLFACAVLLANNLRDIDQDREVGKRTLTVLIGRRATQVLFTLFVLVPFGIAAFLALLFPIAWLALLALLAGLPAILIVWTYRQPRELVVALALTSLTSLLYAGALFWAFAA; translated from the coding sequence GTGGCAGCATCCTCTCAGCGCAAGAAGAAGAGCACGACCGTGAAGCGTGCGCCCGCGCGCACCAGCGGCAACCCGGCGAAGCGTCCGGTCGTCGAAGCAGGGCCCGTCACGGCATCCGATTGGATCGGAGCCGCTCGACTTCGCACGCTGCCGCTCGCCGTCGCACCCGTCGTCATCGGCACCGGCGCAGCGCGCAGCACGGGGCCCGAGTTCCACTGGGTGATCGCGCTCGCGTGCCTCGCCGTCGCCGTCCTGCTCCAGATCGGCGTCAACTTCACCAACGACTACAGCGACGGCATCCGGGGCACGGACGCCCATCGAGTGGGACCCGCGCGTCTCACGGCATCCGGCAGGGTGAACCCGAGGACGGTCCTGATCATCGGACTGGTCTTCTTCGCGCTCGCCGCGGCCGTCGGCATCGCGATCGTGGTGCGCACGGGGCAATGGTGGATGCTGGGTGTCGGCGCCGCGTGTCTCGTCGCCGCGTGGTTCTACACCGGTGGCAAGCGCCCCTACGGCTATTACGGTCTCGGCGAGGTCTTCGTCTTCGTCTTCTTCGGGCTCGTGGCCACGCTCGGCACCACCTGGGTGCAGGTTTTCGAGCTGCCGCAGCAGGCGTGGCTCGGAGCGATCGCGGCGGGACTGTTCGCCTGTGCGGTGCTGCTGGCCAACAACCTTCGCGACATCGACCAGGATCGCGAGGTCGGCAAGCGCACGCTGACGGTGCTGATCGGTCGCCGCGCGACCCAGGTGCTGTTCACGCTCTTCGTGCTGGTGCCCTTCGGCATCGCCGCGTTCCTCGCGCTGCTGTTCCCGATCGCGTGGCTCGCGCTCCTGGCGCTGCTCGCGGGACTGCCCGCCATCCTGATCGTCTGGACCTACCGTCAGCCGCGCGAGCTCGTCGTCGCTCTGGCGTTGACCTCGCTGACGTCGCTTCTCTACGCCGGCGCGCTCTTCTGGGCGTTCGCCGCCTGA
- a CDS encoding Lrp/AsnC family transcriptional regulator codes for MDDSVDRAIIAEISRDGRATLSHLSDAVGLSVSAVQSRLRRLETRGVISGYRAILDPEKVGTPLSAFIEITPLDPAQPDNAPELLEHLDAIEACHSIAGDASYMLFVRVASPRALEELVRDIRTAANVSTRTTVVLQTYYEHRPIIPVPADQ; via the coding sequence ATGGACGATTCCGTCGACCGCGCGATCATCGCGGAGATCTCTCGCGACGGAAGGGCGACCCTGTCGCACCTGTCGGACGCCGTCGGCCTCTCGGTCTCGGCCGTGCAGTCTCGCCTCCGGCGCCTCGAGACGCGCGGTGTGATCTCCGGCTACCGCGCGATCCTCGACCCCGAGAAGGTGGGGACTCCGTTGTCGGCCTTCATCGAGATCACCCCCCTCGACCCTGCTCAGCCCGACAACGCGCCCGAGCTTCTCGAGCACCTCGATGCGATCGAAGCCTGCCATTCGATCGCCGGAGACGCCAGTTACATGCTGTTCGTGCGGGTCGCTTCTCCGCGTGCCCTCGAGGAGCTGGTGCGCGACATCCGCACCGCAGCCAATGTCAGCACCCGCACCACTGTCGTGCTGCAGACCTATTACGAGCATCGACCGATCATTCCCGTGCCCGCGGATCAGTAG
- a CDS encoding DUF4229 domain-containing protein encodes MKKPAPLLVYTVLRLLAFLVPLAILWFFFPIFREFWWLAAVFAALIGMSISLLFLRTPLSDASSRLHERRATRTSGRQADADAEDDAIDRDGDEPSAKD; translated from the coding sequence GTGAAGAAGCCCGCACCTCTCCTCGTCTACACCGTGCTGCGACTGCTGGCGTTCCTCGTCCCGCTCGCGATCCTGTGGTTCTTCTTCCCGATCTTCCGCGAGTTCTGGTGGTTGGCAGCGGTCTTCGCCGCGCTCATCGGCATGAGCATCTCGCTGCTCTTCCTGCGCACTCCGCTGTCTGACGCCTCGTCACGCCTGCACGAGCGGCGAGCGACGCGAACGTCGGGCCGCCAGGCAGATGCGGATGCCGAGGACGACGCGATCGACCGCGACGGCGACGAGCCTTCAGCGAAGGACTGA